The proteins below come from a single Alligator mississippiensis isolate rAllMis1 chromosome 2, rAllMis1, whole genome shotgun sequence genomic window:
- the PRADC1 gene encoding protease-associated domain-containing protein 1, producing MLLCAVLYLCAAPLAHGLRIHEYLYFQVLSPGDIRYIFTATPAKDFGGVFNTRYEQIHLVPADPPEACGELSNGVFIQDQIALVERGGCSFLSKTRVVQEHGGRAVIIADNAYDNDSFYVEMIQDSTQRTADIPALFLLGRDGYMIRRSLEQHGLPWAIISIPVNVSSIPTYEMMQPPWTFW from the exons ATGCTGCTGTGCGCTGTGCTCTACCTCTGCGCCGCGCCGCTGGCGCACG GTTTACGCATCCACGAATACTTATATTTCCAAGTGCTGAGTCCTGGAGACATCCGCTACATTTTCACAGCCACTCCGGCCAAGGATTTTGGAGGCGTTTTT AACACGAGGTACGAGCAGATCCACCTGGTGCCGGCCGACCCCCCCGAAGCCTGCGGGGAGCTCAGCAATGGCGTCTTCATCCAGGACCAGATCGCCCTGGTGGAACGGGG GGGCTGCTCATTCCTGTCGAAGACACGGGTGGTCCAGGAGCACGGCGGGCGGGCGGTGATCATCGCCGACAACGCCTACGACAACGACAGCTTCTACGTTGAGATGATCCAGGACAGCACCCAGCGCACCGCCGACATCCCCGCTCTCTTCCTGCTCGGCAGGGATGG GTACATGATCCGGCGCTCCTTGGAGCAGCACGGCTTGCCCTGGGCCATCATCTCCATCCCCGTTAATGTCTCCAGCATCCCCACGTATGAAATGATGCAGCCGCCCTGGACCTTCTGGTAG
- the CCT7 gene encoding T-complex protein 1 subunit eta, giving the protein MMPTPIILLKEGTDTSQGVPQLVSNINACQVIAEAVRTTLGPRGMDKLIVDDRGKATISNDGATILKLLDVIHPAAKTLVDIAKSQDAEVGDGTTSVTLLAAEFLKQVKPYVEEGLHPQIIIRAFRTATQLAVDKIREIAVTVKKEDKEEQRSLLEKCAVTALSSKLISQQKDFFAKMVVDAVMLLDDLLQLKMIGIKKVQGGALEESQLVAGVAFKKTFSYAGFEMQPKKYELPKIALLNVELELKAEKDNAEVRVNTVEDYQAIVDAEWNILYDKLDKIHKSGAKVVLSKLPIGDVATQYFADRDMFCAGRVPEEDLKRTMMACGGSIQTSVNALTDDVLGQCELFEEVQIGGERYNFFRGCPKAKTCTILLRGGAEQFMEETERSLHDAIMIVRRAIKNDSVVAGGGAIEMELSKYLRDYSRTIPGKQQLLIGAYAKALEIIPRQLCDNAGFDATNILNKLRAKHAQGGMWYGVDINNEDIADNFEAFVWEPAVVRINALTAASEAACLIVSVDETIKNPRSTVDASSAMRGRGQGRPHNH; this is encoded by the exons ATGATG CCAACACCAATTATCCTGTTGAAGGAAGGCACGGATACCTCCCAGGGCGTTCCCCAGCTTGTGAGCAACATCAATGCCTGCCAGGTCATCGCAGAAGCTGTTCGCACTACCCTGGGTCCCCGGGGCATGGACAAGCTTATTGTTGATGACAGAG GCAAAGCAACTATCTCTAACGATGGCGCCACAATCCTGAAGCTCCTTGATGTCATCCACCCTGCTGCTAAGACGTTAGTGGACATTGCCAAATCACAGGACGCAGAG GTTGGTGATGGCACCACCTCAGTGACTCTGCTGGCTGCAGAATTCTTGAAGCAAGTGAAGCCATACGTGGAGGAGGGCCTGCATCCTCAGATCATCATCCGGGCCTTCCGCACCGCCACCCAGCTG GCAGTGGACAAGATCAGAGAGATCGCTGTTACCGTGAAGAAGGAGGATAAAGA AGAACAGAGAAGCCTTCTGGAGAAATGTGCAGTCACCGCCCTCAGCTCCAAGTTGATCTCTCAGCAGAAAGATTTCTTTGCCAAGATGGTGGTGGATGCTGTCATGTTGCTTGACGACCTGTTGCAGCTCAAAATGATTGGGATAAAGAAGGTTCAGGGTGGGGCCCTGGAA GAGTCCCAGCTGGTGGCTGGAGTTGCCTTTAAGAAGACTTTCTCTTACGCTGGGTTTGAGATGCAGCCAAAGAAGTACGAGTTGCCCAAGATTGCTTTGCTGAACGTAGAGCTCGAACTCAAAGCTGAGAAAGACAATGCCGAAGTCCGAGTCAACACCGTGGAG GATTACCAGGCGATCGTGGATGCCGAGTGGAACATTTTGTATGACAAGCTGGACAAAATCCACAAGTCGGGAGCCAAGGTGGTCTTGTCCAAGCTGCCCATTGGCGACGTGGCCACGCAGTACTTTGCTGACAGGGACATGTTTTGTGCTGGCCGAGTCCCGGAGGAAGATCTGAAAAGGACGATGATG GCCTGCGGCGGTTCTATTCAGACCAGCGTTAATGCCCTAACAGACGACGTGCTGGGCCAGTGTGAACTCTTTGAAGAGGTTCAGATCGGAGGGGAGAG GTACAACTTCTTCAGAGGCTGCCCCAAGGCCAAGACTTGCACCATACTCCTGCGTGGAGGTGCCGAGCAGTTCATGGAGGAGACGGAGCGGTCCCTGCATGATGCCATCATGATTGTCAGGAGGGCCATTAAG AACGACTCTGTAGTGGCTGGTGGAGGGGCCATTGAGATGGAGCTTTCCAAGTACCTGCGGGACTACTCCAGGACCATTCCcggcaagcagcagctgctgattgGCGCGTACGCAAAAGCCCTCGAGATCATTCCCCGGCAGCTCTGCGACAATGCCGGCTTTGATGCCACCAACATCCTCAACAAGCTGAGAGCCAAGCATGCCCAG GGAGGCATGTGGTACGGTGTAGATATCAACAATGAGGACATCGCCGACAACTTCGAAGCCTTCGTGTGGGAGCCAGCCGTCGTGCGCATCAATGCCTTGACCGCTGCCTCTGAGGCTGCCTGCCTCATTGTGTCTGTCGACGAGACCATCAAGAACCCCCGGTCCACAGTAGACGCCTCCTCTGCCATGCGGGGCAGAGGACAAGGCAGGCCCCACAACCACTGA